The Ovis aries strain OAR_USU_Benz2616 breed Rambouillet chromosome 6, ARS-UI_Ramb_v3.0, whole genome shotgun sequence genome includes a window with the following:
- the HNRNPD gene encoding heterogeneous nuclear ribonucleoprotein D0 isoform X3: protein MSEEQFGGDGAAAAATTAVGGSAGEQEGAMVAAAQGAAAAAGSGAGTGGGTAAGGTEGSSAESEGAKIDASKNEEDEGHSNSSPRHSEAATAQREEWKMFIGGLSWDTTKKDLKDYFSKFGEVVDCTLKLDPITGRSRGFGFVLFKESESVDKVMDQKEHKLNGKVIDPKRAKAMKTKEPVKKIFVGGLSPDTPEEKIREYFGGFGEVESIELPMDNKTNKRRGFCFITFKEEEPVKKIMEKKYHNVGLSKCEIKVAMSKEQYQQQQQWGSRGGFAGRARGRGGDQQSGYGKVSRRGGHQNSYKPY, encoded by the exons ATGTCGGAGGAGCAGTTCGGCGGGgacggggcggcggcggcggcaacaACGGCGGTAGGCGGCTCGGCGGGCGAGCAGGAGGGAGCCATGGTGGCGGCGGCGCAgggggcagcggcggcggcgggaagTGGAGCCGGGACCGGGGGCGGAACCGCGGCCGGCGGCACCGAAGGGAGCAGCGCCGAGTCGGAGGGGGCGAAGATCGATGCCAGTAAGAACGAGGAGGATGAAGG CCATTCAAACTCCTCCCCACGACACTCTGAAGCAGCGACGGCACAGCGGGAAGAATG GAAAATGTTTATAGGAGGCCTTAGCTGGGACACTACAAAGAAAGATCTGAAGGACTACTTCTCCAAATTTGGTGAAGTCGTAGACTGCACTCTGAAGTTAGATCCTATCACAGGGCGATCAAGGGGTTTTGGCTTTGTGCTATTTAAAGAGTCGGAGAGTGTAGATAAG GTCATGGATCAGAAAGAACATAAATTGAATGGGAAGGTGATTGATCCTAAGAGGGCCAAAGCCATGAAAACAAAAGAgcctgttaaaaaaatttttgttggtGGCCTTTCTCCAGATACACCTGAAGAGAAAATAAGGGAGTACTTTGGTGGTTTTGGTGAG gtTGAATCCATAGAACTCCCCATGGACAACAAGACCAATAAGAGGCGTGGATTCTGCTTTATTACCTTTAAGGAAGAGGAACCAGTGAAgaagataatggaaaagaaatatcaCAATGTTGGTCTTAGTAAA TGTGAAATCAAAGTAGCTATGTCGAAGGAACAGtatcagcaacagcagcagtgggGATCGAGAGGAGGATTTGCCGGAAGAGCTCGTGGAAGAGGTGGTG ACCAGCAGAGTGGCTATGGGAAAGTATCCAGGCGAGGCGGCCATCAAAATAGCTACAAACCATACTAA
- the HNRNPD gene encoding heterogeneous nuclear ribonucleoprotein D0 isoform X1 gives MSEEQFGGDGAAAAATTAVGGSAGEQEGAMVAAAQGAAAAAGSGAGTGGGTAAGGTEGSSAESEGAKIDASKNEEDEGHSNSSPRHSEAATAQREEWKMFIGGLSWDTTKKDLKDYFSKFGEVVDCTLKLDPITGRSRGFGFVLFKESESVDKVMDQKEHKLNGKVIDPKRAKAMKTKEPVKKIFVGGLSPDTPEEKIREYFGGFGEVESIELPMDNKTNKRRGFCFITFKEEEPVKKIMEKKYHNVGLSKCEIKVAMSKEQYQQQQQWGSRGGFAGRARGRGGGPSQNWNQGYSNYWNQGYGNYGYNSQGYGGYGGYDYTGYNNYYGYGDYSNQQSGYGKVSRRGGHQNSYKPY, from the exons ATGTCGGAGGAGCAGTTCGGCGGGgacggggcggcggcggcggcaacaACGGCGGTAGGCGGCTCGGCGGGCGAGCAGGAGGGAGCCATGGTGGCGGCGGCGCAgggggcagcggcggcggcgggaagTGGAGCCGGGACCGGGGGCGGAACCGCGGCCGGCGGCACCGAAGGGAGCAGCGCCGAGTCGGAGGGGGCGAAGATCGATGCCAGTAAGAACGAGGAGGATGAAGG CCATTCAAACTCCTCCCCACGACACTCTGAAGCAGCGACGGCACAGCGGGAAGAATG GAAAATGTTTATAGGAGGCCTTAGCTGGGACACTACAAAGAAAGATCTGAAGGACTACTTCTCCAAATTTGGTGAAGTCGTAGACTGCACTCTGAAGTTAGATCCTATCACAGGGCGATCAAGGGGTTTTGGCTTTGTGCTATTTAAAGAGTCGGAGAGTGTAGATAAG GTCATGGATCAGAAAGAACATAAATTGAATGGGAAGGTGATTGATCCTAAGAGGGCCAAAGCCATGAAAACAAAAGAgcctgttaaaaaaatttttgttggtGGCCTTTCTCCAGATACACCTGAAGAGAAAATAAGGGAGTACTTTGGTGGTTTTGGTGAG gtTGAATCCATAGAACTCCCCATGGACAACAAGACCAATAAGAGGCGTGGATTCTGCTTTATTACCTTTAAGGAAGAGGAACCAGTGAAgaagataatggaaaagaaatatcaCAATGTTGGTCTTAGTAAA TGTGAAATCAAAGTAGCTATGTCGAAGGAACAGtatcagcaacagcagcagtgggGATCGAGAGGAGGATTTGCCGGAAGAGCTCGTGGAAGAGGTGGTG GCCCCAGTCAAAACTGGAACCAGGGATATAGTAACTATTGGAATCAAGGCTATGGCAACTATGGATATAACAGCCAAGGTTACGGTGGTTATGGAGGATATGACTACACTGGTTACAACAACTACTATGGATATGGTGATTATAGCA ACCAGCAGAGTGGCTATGGGAAAGTATCCAGGCGAGGCGGCCATCAAAATAGCTACAAACCATACTAA
- the HNRNPD gene encoding heterogeneous nuclear ribonucleoprotein D0 isoform X4, which produces MSEEQFGGDGAAAAATTAVGGSAGEQEGAMVAAAQGAAAAAGSGAGTGGGTAAGGTEGSSAESEGAKIDASKNEEDEGKMFIGGLSWDTTKKDLKDYFSKFGEVVDCTLKLDPITGRSRGFGFVLFKESESVDKVMDQKEHKLNGKVIDPKRAKAMKTKEPVKKIFVGGLSPDTPEEKIREYFGGFGEVESIELPMDNKTNKRRGFCFITFKEEEPVKKIMEKKYHNVGLSKCEIKVAMSKEQYQQQQQWGSRGGFAGRARGRGGDQQSGYGKVSRRGGHQNSYKPY; this is translated from the exons ATGTCGGAGGAGCAGTTCGGCGGGgacggggcggcggcggcggcaacaACGGCGGTAGGCGGCTCGGCGGGCGAGCAGGAGGGAGCCATGGTGGCGGCGGCGCAgggggcagcggcggcggcgggaagTGGAGCCGGGACCGGGGGCGGAACCGCGGCCGGCGGCACCGAAGGGAGCAGCGCCGAGTCGGAGGGGGCGAAGATCGATGCCAGTAAGAACGAGGAGGATGAAGG GAAAATGTTTATAGGAGGCCTTAGCTGGGACACTACAAAGAAAGATCTGAAGGACTACTTCTCCAAATTTGGTGAAGTCGTAGACTGCACTCTGAAGTTAGATCCTATCACAGGGCGATCAAGGGGTTTTGGCTTTGTGCTATTTAAAGAGTCGGAGAGTGTAGATAAG GTCATGGATCAGAAAGAACATAAATTGAATGGGAAGGTGATTGATCCTAAGAGGGCCAAAGCCATGAAAACAAAAGAgcctgttaaaaaaatttttgttggtGGCCTTTCTCCAGATACACCTGAAGAGAAAATAAGGGAGTACTTTGGTGGTTTTGGTGAG gtTGAATCCATAGAACTCCCCATGGACAACAAGACCAATAAGAGGCGTGGATTCTGCTTTATTACCTTTAAGGAAGAGGAACCAGTGAAgaagataatggaaaagaaatatcaCAATGTTGGTCTTAGTAAA TGTGAAATCAAAGTAGCTATGTCGAAGGAACAGtatcagcaacagcagcagtgggGATCGAGAGGAGGATTTGCCGGAAGAGCTCGTGGAAGAGGTGGTG ACCAGCAGAGTGGCTATGGGAAAGTATCCAGGCGAGGCGGCCATCAAAATAGCTACAAACCATACTAA
- the HNRNPD gene encoding heterogeneous nuclear ribonucleoprotein D0 isoform X2, translating to MSEEQFGGDGAAAAATTAVGGSAGEQEGAMVAAAQGAAAAAGSGAGTGGGTAAGGTEGSSAESEGAKIDASKNEEDEGKMFIGGLSWDTTKKDLKDYFSKFGEVVDCTLKLDPITGRSRGFGFVLFKESESVDKVMDQKEHKLNGKVIDPKRAKAMKTKEPVKKIFVGGLSPDTPEEKIREYFGGFGEVESIELPMDNKTNKRRGFCFITFKEEEPVKKIMEKKYHNVGLSKCEIKVAMSKEQYQQQQQWGSRGGFAGRARGRGGGPSQNWNQGYSNYWNQGYGNYGYNSQGYGGYGGYDYTGYNNYYGYGDYSNQQSGYGKVSRRGGHQNSYKPY from the exons ATGTCGGAGGAGCAGTTCGGCGGGgacggggcggcggcggcggcaacaACGGCGGTAGGCGGCTCGGCGGGCGAGCAGGAGGGAGCCATGGTGGCGGCGGCGCAgggggcagcggcggcggcgggaagTGGAGCCGGGACCGGGGGCGGAACCGCGGCCGGCGGCACCGAAGGGAGCAGCGCCGAGTCGGAGGGGGCGAAGATCGATGCCAGTAAGAACGAGGAGGATGAAGG GAAAATGTTTATAGGAGGCCTTAGCTGGGACACTACAAAGAAAGATCTGAAGGACTACTTCTCCAAATTTGGTGAAGTCGTAGACTGCACTCTGAAGTTAGATCCTATCACAGGGCGATCAAGGGGTTTTGGCTTTGTGCTATTTAAAGAGTCGGAGAGTGTAGATAAG GTCATGGATCAGAAAGAACATAAATTGAATGGGAAGGTGATTGATCCTAAGAGGGCCAAAGCCATGAAAACAAAAGAgcctgttaaaaaaatttttgttggtGGCCTTTCTCCAGATACACCTGAAGAGAAAATAAGGGAGTACTTTGGTGGTTTTGGTGAG gtTGAATCCATAGAACTCCCCATGGACAACAAGACCAATAAGAGGCGTGGATTCTGCTTTATTACCTTTAAGGAAGAGGAACCAGTGAAgaagataatggaaaagaaatatcaCAATGTTGGTCTTAGTAAA TGTGAAATCAAAGTAGCTATGTCGAAGGAACAGtatcagcaacagcagcagtgggGATCGAGAGGAGGATTTGCCGGAAGAGCTCGTGGAAGAGGTGGTG GCCCCAGTCAAAACTGGAACCAGGGATATAGTAACTATTGGAATCAAGGCTATGGCAACTATGGATATAACAGCCAAGGTTACGGTGGTTATGGAGGATATGACTACACTGGTTACAACAACTACTATGGATATGGTGATTATAGCA ACCAGCAGAGTGGCTATGGGAAAGTATCCAGGCGAGGCGGCCATCAAAATAGCTACAAACCATACTAA